The genomic segment ACAAATTATTCACATATTAACACCATGATGGAAAACATCGTATAGTGAACAGGAGATTCGAGAAATATCTAATTTGCTACCTTACCTTGCATGTTTCTAGAATGTCTGGAGGTAGCAAAGAGAATGGTAGGTGAGTTTTGATGGTTCTGGGTGAAGGGGCCATCTCAGCGAGTTCTAAGAATAGACCGTCAGTTTTGGGATCTCCATCTGGGTGACGAGACAGGAACTTGGCGACGAGGTCTGGGCGGATGTCCTTGTGCATTGCATATATTGAATCAAACCTAGAAGTACAAAATGAGTCATGACAAATTATATTTGTGCATGTTGTTATGTCCATATGGAATTGCCTCAaacttaattatatatatatatatatatatatatatatatatatatatatatatatatatatatatatatatatatatatatatatatatatatatatatatatatatatatatatatatatatatatatatatatatatatatatatatatatatatatatatatatatatatatatatatatatatatatatatatatatatatatatacacacacacattcttttatttgatttcctccttttttgtagGAAGAAGGGCACCGGCAAGGTCAGCAAAATTTGCAATAAAGACCCATTAAGGTGCCGGGTCAATACAGAGTAGAAAGTATCAGTCAAAGCCAtagaataagtgtcttgaaaccttccttttaaatgagttcagaatggtagaaataaagaaacaggcaaggagttcccGAGTTTACCAGAGATGGATGAATGCATGGAAATGCTGGTTAAGTCTTTAAttagagaaaaggacagaataggagtaagaaaattaagagaattTTGTACCACGATggtgcaggagaaggggaggcatacaGATAataagttcagaagagcagttgggatgaaaatagtggtaaaagACAGCAGGAAATGCTGCATTACGACGAAGAGAAAAAGgcagaagacagtcagttagagaagAGGatttgataagacgaaaaactcttgattccatcctatctagaAGACCTCTTTATGTGGAACCCTTCCATACATGTATGGATAAAGAAGCCcctgtacagagtaagcagttgtaaggtgagagagagagagagagagagagagagagagagagagagagagagagagagagagagagagagagagagagagagagagagagagagagagagagagagagagagagagagagagagagagagagagagagaggggggatgggggaaggaggaaaaaaaaactggcggagacgaaTCAGAATACCTAACGTCATAGAGGCTACCATAGCTAAATATGAGATGTGAAAGTTCTAGTTTAGATTCTAactaaaggacagaccgaggatgttcagtgtaaAAGAGAGGGACaattgagtgtcactgaagaagaggggatcgTTGTTTTAGTGAAATCGGTGAGATAGTCTCAGACGAAGTTGTCATCTACGTGTTCTCTATTTTTCAATTCTATTTATTGGTGATATTTTCAGCAATAATTAGTAGAGCTGTAGAGTTTCAGTGTATTTACAAGACTAATACGTAAGTAAGACTGTCTGCCGGACAACCCATACACTCTGGAATGGCGCCGCCCAACGCGCCTCTGCCAGCACCCAATGCCACCACACCGCGGGGACGGCAAAAGTTGACATATTATCAAATAACAAGTTCATTATTGTGCAAAAGATGATAATTAAAGTTATGATAACGCTACATAGAAAGCAAAGAGGACACGTACAATATCTCCTGCTCATTTATACCTTCATACAACCTCcagatatgaaaaatatataagccTATCAAAAATCCATATTCATCTGACCTCAGCACGCATCGGCCAggcaaacagaaagagaaagaggagaactataataatagtaataataacaagaacaacaactagcCCTAACATTGCTGTTGGTagattgtgtcaagttgatatatGGAGAAATTTACTTTTTAAGGCATTGAATAATACTAAGTTTGCTATGCCCCAATCAAAATTTCTAGAGATTAAAAGTTATGTGTTATGTGGCTTCCCCGCGTGATCTATTCATTCActtaaagacgaggaaaaatggaggttgGTATCATCAGCGATGAAGTGATAGGAcaaaaagtttggtttagatcattaatgaataataggaagagagtgggtgacaggatagaaacctgagaaacaccactgttAGTTGACTTCAAAGAACAAAGACCTACCGCAACAGTAATTGTACGATCAAAAAGAAAATTTCAGATGAAGTGTCAAAGAGAAGAGTAGAAgctgtaggagggtagtttgaaAGTCTAAGCTTTGTGCCATATTCTATCAAATCCCTTTAATGAATATAAGGCAACACCAACAGTTTCACCAtaatctctaaaaaaaaaaaaaaaaaaaaaaaaagggataggcAAGACTCAGTAAGTCAAGTCTGAAGATCATCAGTAGAACGATCTTAACGGCAACCGTACTAGTGATCTGATAAAAGTTTACCATGTTTAAAAATCTTTTTGTTGAAGTTGAATTCAAAACTTTAGTTACGTATGaagtagagatgtaccgataccaaaattttggccgattccgattccgataccgataccacctaattgggccgataccgatactactaccgataccgatatcaccgataccgatactactacttatagtgataactgcactggacaccaggatgagttggtggacggcgagcgttatcagatgggaggctttgttttgggggatgctgtaagtccttctgagaacgtttgtgaaataggagcaattctagaggcttttgaagccatttgcaaaggtaaattactcagtaattggaatgaatatcttctcagtcttctgattcttgtcagttactttaaattcttacttcttactcctttagcgaccatttggtcttgtgcattttcattattaatttcattgacgatattttggcgatcaaaaatatttttaaaattattaaaattgtaaaacagacacaaaatattagcaaaagaaactcattttgttgtgtatgtttctctttaattaaatctgacatcctttgatattaattcattagacattagtagaccaattcagaaaaatgagctttcacctaatcttttcaattaaatagaaaaagtttagtttattctaaatttctagtgtattgctatgatcttaaataattaatatgcaacaaattatacacaatgcacatgattacaaaacagaatcgttactttcttagttatggaatttttacatccttaggttaacacaagtaactcaaaaattaaacttgcattaaaattaatatacatatataattcgagcttccacctattccagtatgatatcttggaaaaggctagcactagcactgttaattataaatcaaataagaatatgctgttatttacaataatgcaaaatgcctaactatatatatatatatatatatatatatatatatatatatatatatatatatatatatatatatatatatatatatatatatatatatatatatatatatatatatatatatatatatatatatatatatatatatatatatatatatatatatatatatatatatatatatatatatatatatatatatatatatatatatatatatatatatatatatatatatatatatatatatatatatatatatatatatatatatatatatatatatatatatatatatatataccaaatcattttgttatatatatatatatatatatatatatatatatatatacgattctcaatatctgaagtttgacattcttagattatagttcaaaaacataagcttttcacctgtgtgaactttgtgtgggtggaggagcagcgtctgactgagagacagtgagaatgcgtggtgactcatgaccgaccgtgtgacaggatgccggagttcagcctatacgcatttcatacacgtccaatttagaggttgtggcttattaccacagaaaacagtattctatgacatacggtaatcaccacagaaacttaatacgccgtattatattaatttggtatcatcaatatcttatatcgaatatatcactaagtagtaaattccttttaggtatcggaagtatcggcataaaataagccgataccgataccgataccgataacCAAAAACTGGCAGATACCGCCGATTcagataccgataccgatgcatcagtACATCTCTAGTATGAAGTTCGTCAATAGGACGATAACTTGAGTGATTCGTCATATATTCTTATTACCATCAGTAATGGCATACACGATGCTTTACTCATTCGCCGAAACTACTTCCGACGGCATACGATCACCCtttattttcctaatatttgtAGGTAGGACTAAAATATTTGTTCCCTCTATTACTTGTATGGAATTACTCTCGCCTTCCTATAGTTAAAATTAGCTCTTACAGAAACTCCACCATGAACGGAATTAATTCCCAGGTGGTGGAAATCAAGTATCATGTAAAAGCTGAGTGAACGAAAATCTACCGTACATTGTATCATTAATATGAAAAGATCTGAAAAAGTTCACTTTCATCAAACGTCATCAAGAAACAAAGGTGAAGAGGTATTAAGCAGTAAAGTATCTTCTTACTCAAAAAAAGGCGACCGAACGTTAAGGGAAACGTTGGATGCTGTTTTAAAATCCAGTCCATTCCTCATCGTCCACACAATCTCTTGTGTCCACGTCGTGCCGCTTCTAGGAAAAGTTGCGATGACCACGTCGCTCTCACAAAACctgataaaaagtaaaaataattagAATATATTGTGGTTATGGCATGAAAGCGAATACTGTCGATCACAGACGGATGTCTATAAACCACCACCAAAATaagtataagagaaaaaattacgTACTTGAAGTTTTGATATTTCTTGGTAAACGCCGTGCAGTGAGATGGAAGGAGGTGACGGATGGGACCCACTCCTACCAGACCTTGGCGGAAGCCTAAGAACTTCAACTTgacctcctgctgctcctcctccgtaAGGAATGCAATGTCTTCCTTTGACATCATCTTCAAAGGTTTGTACTCTAGAATGCAATGCGTATAACTACACAatcaatatatctatctatctatctatctatctacacacacacacacacacacacacacacacacacacacacacacacacacacacacacacacacatatatatatatatatatatatatatatatatatatatatatatatatatatatatatatatatatatatatatatatatatatatatatatatatatatatatatatatatatatatatatatatatatatatatatatatatatatatatatatatatatatatatatatatatatatatatatatatatatatatatatatatatatatatatatatatatatatatatatatatatatatatatatatatatatatatatatatatatatatatatatatatatatatatatatatatatatatatatatatatatatatatatatatatatatatatatatatatatatatatatatatatatatatatatatatatatatatatatatatatatatatatatatatatatatatatatatatatatatatatatatatatatatatatatatatatatatatatatatatatatatatatatatatatatatatatatatatatatatatatatatatatatatatatatatatatatatatatatatatatatatatatatatatatatatatatatatatatatatatatatatatatatatatatatatatatatatatatatatatatatatatatatatatatatatatatatatatatatatatatatatatatatatatatatatatatatatatatatatatatatatatatatatatatatatatatatatatatatatatatatatatatatatatatatatgtatatatatatatatatatatatatatatatatatatatatatatatatatatatatatatatatatatatatatatatatatatatatatatatatatatatatatatatatttttttttttttttttttttttttctgtcttacaGACGATGTTAAAGGCATGAGCAACTTcagcatttctaagttttgctgtgtcttttctatttgtctaatAAATTCTTTCTCTTGAACAGTAAGAGTCCCAATGAGCTATCCCAAAATAGAATTTGTAGCGACGTTCCGTTCCCTCTTCAGGGAACATCTTCAGGCAGAATATgtgatttggtttggtttggttggggGGATAGACAGTGGATGAGAAGACAAAGATGTAttagcagaagaaaagaaggggtgACACTGATATTgaatgagagaaggataaagatggCGGGCAAACCACCGTATTAGTTGAGTTGAGTGGGCATAGAAAAAAATGGGTGAAACTATGAAAAGTTAAAGTTGGTGGGATGGGAAGTATTGAGGGTTATAGTGAGACAGGAAATAAAGTGGGAGTGTGAACCGTCTTGCTAATTCTTACTGTTTTTGTCTTGTGGTTTGCTTCGTTCCGTGCCAATACTCTATTTGCTTTACATTATTCCAAGACCCTCAATGATGGGAAGCTGCTTGCCAAACTCAGTGCTGGAGATGTGGTGGCACAAGAGTTAGAATACCATGGTGTGTGCTTGGCTGGTCTCTACAATAGAGAGCGAGCTTACCTGCATGCTGAAGAGTTGAGGAAAGCAGAAAACTccgagacagaaaaagagaggcaTATGAAATTGCTTTCTCTGAACTTGTAACATACATCACTGAAACAAAAGTTGCTAGTGCAAATTCAGACCCACCAATTTAGTATTAAAGACATTctgatttaatttattttgtattggGGAGAAATTTCTAGGGTATTAATTCCCTTGTTTTTGAGTGAAATTTCTAGGGTGTTAATTCCCTTATTTTTGTGTGAAATTTCTAGGGTgttaatttattttgtatttgggAGAAATTTCTAGGGTGTTAATTCATTTTGTATTGGGGAGAAATTTCTAGGGtgttaatttctttgtttttgagTTAAATTTTTAGGGTGTTAATCTATTTTGTTTTCGGTGAAATTTATAAGGTGTTGATTTCTTTGCTTTTTGGCGAAATTTCTAGAATGTTAATTTACTTAGTTTTGGCTGCAACTTCTAGGGGTCAAGCCAAATATTTTGGCTTGACCTATGTAATACTGTACTATGTTACTGAAGGAAAACATTACAATGTTGCTAGCTCTATTAGCCTGTTACTAGTTGAAATGTATGTCGCCATTCTATTATTTTGTTGAATTACCATCATTACAGTATTACTTTTCTGTGATTGACACTATTATGTTTTTGAAggacctttattatttttttctgattggcTATATTGCTTCCGTCCAGAATAATATAGCTGTGCAATCAAAACCCCTTACAGTATTCTATGGGTTGAGAgcataagaaaaatgagacctATTACGTTGTCTAGTCAACGCGGATGAAGTCACTGCATTAtgttacattaagaagggcCATTAttacaatattatttttttctgcatggTTAACAATATCATTTCAGTCCAGAATAATATGTTTGTTATCATGTTTACAGATATGATCTTTTGATAATATTGATTGTTGTtcagtgaaaaaaattattgcTTGAtattgcgattttttttttttttttttttttgttaaaaatATCATTTTCTACCATGTGCAATGTTTCATTACTTCTGGAAGTAGAAAATCTGAATCCAGCATTCTTAGAAACATATACTTTGACACTAAGATCACTCAAATCGGTCAATTACATGCATTTCTGTGGGAAAAATGACTTCAAAAGAGCGTCTTGGCGGCCATCTTGAAAAAATGGCAGCCATCTTGGATTTTTAAGTGGCTCATCAGACAAATTTATTCAGTACACCCTTGGAGACCACCATGCCAAATTTGGCGCTTATATCACAATTTGCACGATTTTTCTGTTATCCGCCCTACTATTACCGGGGAGAAAAAAGTGGTAACGGTGTCTtgtgttatttgtttgtgtatgtgattTTATTTGGAATACAAAATTAGATTTAATGGTGGATGTGTTATGGAATTACGGATGGATGTACTATTTCCTCTCAACTTCTCTCCGCTGCCGGATGTCTGCAGACAGCACCGGTGTACGCCACCCTTGCCGGGGAGGGGAAGTGGTAACGGGAGCCATCATGCTCTACACAACCGTTAGAGAGGCCACACATTCTCCCCAGCAACTCAGAGTGcagagcagaggagagaggaaaccaTCCATGTGCCTTGTTTGTTAGTTGTTATATTATATATTCCAGATCATGTGGGTTTGGTGTGATGTTGTATGTTTTATGTCATATGTCTCCAAGGTAGGTATTCCTGATAAGTGTGCTATTTTGTGAACATTGGGGATGGGCTGATTTTGTTAAGATACTTTATAGGTTTCCTGAACGAATTGTGTTCAGTTTCGTGTTCGTAACCATCTATTGCTGTAATGTATGTTGTATCCTTAAGGATGTTCTTACTTTCTTGTTTAATGGTGTTTCCTCTTTTATGGATTGTGATGTTCAGAGGATCCAGGTTAGATAATGAGTGCAGTTCTTCTGTCGTTTTTGTATGTGAATATTTCTCTTGGTGTGCAAACCTTAATGCTCTGTTTTGTATTCGTCttcaggtggaggaggtagtagacacctaccgaaacaataacttactcccagtgagatctaatagcactagttcagggggtgctgtgaaccttccattaaagctagttgtgatctcgttgaatgtttccctttatgTCTTATAACTCAAGAGTTAAGTCACAGCCTatcctctaaagacagctctccttcttcacacaaaactacatgcacttaccacacatacacccttcactccaaatcaaatatcaaaagaaaaatgggacccaaaataaacaacgcctcggagtcccctctgggagggaccaaaatgtccccaggtcggacacctctcctgttgaagaccacaaatgccttgacacctccctcaactttttctacattaacttctgcaacatttgcggtcttagatctaattttcaatctgtggaacaccacctcctctactaaacctcatcttcttttcctcaccgaaacacagctgtctgaggcaactgacagtagcccttctctgttccctcctactttctctattctcattttcattccaaagctggatgttgcgtctatgtacgcaacgacttaacttgctctcgtgcccacgctcttgagtcttccgaattttccaccatctggctacgacttaacagtcactctcaaactaaattcatctgtgctgtttatctctccctaactcttctgactatagtaatttcttcgactacttaacttctaaagtggagcacattctgtccctctaccctttcgctgagatttccattcttggagatttcaatgttcaccaccagctttggctttcctctcccttcactgaccaccctggtgaactagccttcaactttgctatcctccatgacctagagcaactggtgcaacaccctactcgtattcctgaccgtcttggagacacgcccaacattcttgatctcttcctcacctctaacccttctgcttatgctgtcaccctttcatctccgttgggctcctccgatcacaatctcatttctgtatcttgtcctatttttccaatccctccgcaggatccccaaagcgaaggtgcctctggcgttttgcctctgccagttgggggacctgaggaggtattatgctgattttcctggaatgattattgcttccgtgtcagagacccatctctttgtgctgaacgcataacagaggtgttagtatctggcatggaggcgtacattcctcattcttttctcaacctaaaccttctaaaccttggtttaactcagcctgttctcgtgctatacatgatagagaggttgcccacaaaaggtacttgagccttccatctcctgaatctcatgcactttatatctctgcccggaatcatgccaagtctgttcttcaacttgccaaacactctttcataaataggaaatgtcaaaatctttcaaactcaaactctcctcgtgacttctggcatctagccaaaaacatctcaaataacttcacttcttcatctttcctcctttatttcatcctgatggcaccactgccatctcttctgtctctaaagctgaactcttttctcaaacctttgctcacaactccaccttggacgattctgggcttgtcctccctctcctcctccctctgactatttcatgtctacaatcaaaattcttcgtaatgatgttttccatgcccttgctggcctaaaccctcggaaggcttatggacctgatggggtccctcctattgttctcaaaaactgtgcttctgtgcttgcaccttgcctggccaaactcttccaactttgtctatcgacttctacctttccttcctgctggaagttcgcctacattcagcctgttcctaaaagggtgaccgttctaacccctcaaactaccgtcctatagctttaatctcttgcttgtctaaagtttttgaatctatcctgaataggaagattctcaaacatctgtcacttcacaatcttctgtctgatcgccagtatggcttccgtcaaggtcgctctactggtgatcttctggctttccttactgagtcttggtcatcctcttttagagatttcggtgaaacttttgctgttgcgttagacatatcaaaagcttttgatagagtctggcataaagctttgatttcaaaactgccctctacggcttctatccttctctctgcaactttatctcaagtttcctttccgaccgctctattgctgctgtggtagacggctactgttcttctcctaaacctattaatagtggtgttcctcagggttctgtcctgtcacccactctctttctattattcattaatgaccttcttaaccaaacttcttgccctatccactcctacgctgatgataccaccctacatctttccacgttctttcagagacgtccaacccttcaggaaatcaacagatcacgcggggacgccacggaacgcctgacttccgatctttctaagatttccgattggggcagagaaaatctagtagttttcaatgcctcaaaactcaattcctccatctatcaactcgacacaaccttccagacaactatccctcttcttcaatgacactcaactgtctccctcttccacaatgaatatcctcggtctgtcctttgctcataatcttaactggaaacttcacatctcatctcttgctaaaacagcttctatgaagttaggtgttctgaggcgtctccgacagtttttctcgccctccaactgcttactctgtataagggccttatccgtccctgtatggagtactcttcgcatgtttgggggttccagtcacacagctttgcttgatagggtggaatcgaaagctcttcg from the Portunus trituberculatus isolate SZX2019 chromosome 48, ASM1759143v1, whole genome shotgun sequence genome contains:
- the LOC123498967 gene encoding sulfotransferase family cytosolic 1B member 1-like isoform X1, yielding MMYVTSSEKAISYASLFLSRSFLLSSTLQHAEYKPLKMMSKEDIAFLTEEEQQEVKLKFLGFRQGLVGVGPIRHLLPSHCTAFTKKYQNFKFCESDVVIATFPRSGTTWTQEIVWTMRNGLDFKTASNVSLNVRSPFFEFDSIYAMHKDIRPDLVAKFLSRHPDGDPKTDGLFLELAEMAPSPRTIKTHLPFSLLPPDILETCKVVYVARNPRDVCVSYYHHQTALETSEFIGDFPDFVDLWCRDLYLQAPFWGHLKEALAKRQHRNLLFLFYEDMKENLMRELKRLNAFLGTGLTEEQLQQVAEHTSIGQMKNRPSVNPPANAYTERARKEGKQDFIRKGTIGDWVNYFTPELETKFQAWLETGGEVAGEISFKYHAEQADTLRK